acccgcttcccgacacttttaaacgtaaccaatttcacaataagaataagttttacaacaccgggcccacaatgacccgttttacaaataatgtaacgatttcgacccatttaactctttagacagattaggactctacaacccaacccaataccaagagcataatcccggggactaccaaatccccaattcgCGTCCAAAACCccaaaaagctaccccatcgagcccaagcgctcctacgcatctagtctacaactagctatcatcacaatcacaatacctgtaaaaaggtaaacaatgagaggggtaagcttaacgcttagtgaatgcaataattatacatatacatacataatgtacctacttgcatacacttacaaacatatcgcatacatgctagcaacataattagcaaaccatctcaagtatcaagctaataacctccaatatcgcaagctagcataaccaatagcatatactcaaacaatataacatgctacactacaacacatacacaataccatatggttaaccataacgctatggtgctactggcgcgtggttcacaccatacgcattcgagtcatactcttttatagtgctaccggctcgtggttcacacttcgttttatagtgctaccggctcgtggttcacactcgatgctaccggctcgtggttcacatcttagtttatagtgctaccagctcgtggttcacactcgatgctaccggctcgtggttcacatcttattttatagtgctaccggctcgtggttcacactcgatgctaccggctcgtggttcacatcttattttatagtactaccggctcgtggttcacactcgtcacatacatgctatggtactaccggctcgtggttcataccataacattcacaaataaatacactatatacatacatgtataattattccactcaccttatcacgtcggtggtgatttagcacttccgtatgcttcgagcaaggtacctaatacataagtacacattcaatacacaacttgtggaattaaccacaatactcactctcgaGCATTTAGTGACCCAAAAGAattaaataactcacttacacccaaaaccgtccataaatggccaagactcatctttaattacaaAAACTAGTGACTAACTTTCtgaaataccatttaacacttgaatcaaacatttatatacctggttcatcaaatcttgacccataacttagtttgacaccgaatcaagcttacttgacccaaaatacccattcgacccattttgacctagattagggtttacacccaaaaatcaagtcaacacaagtgttctaagatttaactaacacatgcaaggtccaaactaacaattccatcaattgaaaccctaagtcaccaattcgggtttacatacatgaatcttccccaaaaacccccaaacttcacaataaatgggttataactctaactagcacaaactttaactcaaacaataatcttaacaaagaaattcggatttagagcttaccaacactaccaccacgtagccgtgaacgaggtgaacaactttaactcttgagacccgacccgaatcacacttcttcttctccaaatccccaactctctctcgctagaacctctctctctcactagggtttgatgagagtgtttgagaaggtgaaatggggataagaatgagagtggatcagttttaatggctcaaaaccgacccccaagtgaaaagactcaaataccctcttttaaaacctttaaaatacagctgctggcctgtcaggcattttggacggcgtccaaaaagcttggacggcgtcctaaccttcattgttggacggcgtcctaaagtctggacggagtcccaatgaactgagtctgaaactgaacttgttttggtcgtaactttcaaaccgtaactccattttcgacgaatcaaatatcgttggaaacgtaatgagatttactatccaatggtaaggttttagaacatcaactccaactttatttgggatccaaatatacacttacatgcctcgtatttcgaatgacgctcgaaataacgtgtaactgaaaaacgggtgttacagaaatgaccaagggagtaccttcacttattcgtagaatttgcaatgcaaaggtttcgaagaagaaacaacaactactacttccaactaaatttcgggacaaaatttcttttaaggtgtgggtaatgtaacatcccgcgttttttcgttaaatttatttttaacaccgtcttttttttagataatatctttcgttatctaaattcgtatatttcattaactaacgttcttaatatttccgttatttgatttaacatctctcgtttactctagcgtttttaaaatattcgttcggttaattcacgcacccgctttgaaacttgagggaccaaagttggcaagtgggaaaactagttgactaggtcaactagtcaacccaccatctcatccactcattcactccatcttccacctccccattttctctaCTTCCACTTTTTGATCTCAAACACCAatatcactaaatcatcatctaaattcgatctaggaagcttgcaaTAAAACAAATTAcacattcgtgatcctctcttcatcctctacattttggtaccaatttcatctcgtttgggtaacatttttaaaactctagatttcatgttcttagtgtttttgacttgaaatggtgttaattaatgtctatggctcaagtctaacatgaatatgtgtttggtttgctcgatttgttgttttgagtaactagcttgaatatgaaaaatgggtgtgcttaatcttgaattttgaatgattaaatgttgtttaaatgttaaagttcatgtgttaaatgtggtactagcatcattagcttcattttgatgtgtaggttgatttagaaaagctccatttacaaaatgattgaattcttgattttggttagggtttgatgaactttgaaatgaacttttgatacattaAATGCTATGATATGTTgttaataagtgtttagttgcaatgtatgtttaattaccttcgaaacggcgtatcgtatgcgtaaattggatttccgaatcaccgtttgcatttttgagcttgaaacgttaaataatgataatttattgaggttttcattgttattaatgatggatttgattgatgaaatgtgtttagttatattcctcgtcaaattacctttccaacgatataagatacgtgttttgaatgtttacggttcataagttatggttgtttgaagttggattcgtgcttgagtgttcaaaaactgtcagacttgctgaacagacatactgagcgccgctcagggtcttggagcgccgctccgggccccggctgtccaaaaatgcccgttttcgtttaattctaactatgctacgcaccctcgatcaacatgaaacttggccaacatgcttatatatgattaaaaacctcagaaaaattgtcggatacccgacccgaccccgttgactttttcgttgactttgaccaagtttgacttttagtcaaacttaacaaaacacttatgcaatcgttctaatcttattttatacttgattcttgcatgaaacttgacaacgtgattcacatgctacataatcgagtcataacgagccataggactaattgaacacatttcgcccgaccttgtgtcgtgaccggttaattgatacaacttacttgtttagatcaaggctaagcaactttcatgcacccgtttactttgtgaagtacatttatactcgtgcactcgaggtgagatcatagtcccaccttttcaacaacttttatacttttaaaacgtgggctgagaaacatatacattgtatacattttgtactacttacttttatactttgaacacaagtacgaaaacaaacattccacgtgcgagttagaacaaaaagcctcaattcgattatcattagttacacttgtagggtgtcagcgagaacttatgttgtatggccatatgggtttgacaaaccctcattcggacggttcgctaccgttatgcggatgaaatatattttcgtgatttagtgtaggttctaacactgtgtgatggggtaacgttggttaagccttgataattgagtgctcgcgaataacatacttttggaatgcaaacgatttggataatcaacgttatggaaatacaaaaatcttgtgattcaaaaacaacgtttattactacacctatgatttcaccagcgtttttcgttgacagttttctatatgtttctcaggttcatacttggctacttgaaacatgtttccgcacactttgattacttgcttggagtcaagcatacatgcatacgctagcgatagcacttttggatttaacttaagcatacatacttacgctatttatagcaaactgtgattttcaacttatattatgccgcaagttatttcatttatactttactacttttgtaaacttatacatgttgtcgaaccgtttgataagctaaactttgtaagtcttgtacgtttcaaatgaatgcgacataattttggtcaaacgcgtctcatatagtgACTATgcccacgtaacgggacctaagttaacggcgtcgtcaatgacaattttgtcgggtcgctacaataataTCTGTTTCTCTATATTTAgtcattttcttcatatgtaaagaTATGAACTTAAGTTTTCACATTTAAAATCAAATCCAAACATTTATACCAAACACTTTCAAACCTTTATTAACGAAATCAAATCATAACACTTTACATCAAAATATCCAAACAATGCATGCAGTACACCGTAGCAATTCATTAAAGTGTTAATGTAAGCAAGATAGCGAATAGTGAAATCCAATAGCATTACACTCAATAATGTGTGTGATATGCTTTGATAAATTGTTGGGTTTTTGTGAAAGTCTAGAGACGTGAAAGATGAGAAAGGAGGATTTTGTGAAAGTCTAGAGACGTGAAACAATCAAGGGCTGTACGTGTAAATAATCAAACATAAGGAGCTTTTTTGAAAAATCTACAAACTAGATCCGCGACGCCCAAACTTCATCCCCAAAACCTTAATCCTTTCATCATTGCAGTGAACGACGCGTTTAAAATCCCGCGAATTTGCTGAGGATCGAAGGCTGATTCTTCGTTATCATGGATCTGAATCCGGTTTGATTCACAATTACTATTTAGCTGCTTTAAGAATCATGTTATGATATACAGTGTATGTTATCATCCGTTTGTTAGATCCGAAATTGCTTGGGCCATACAATATGCTTAAGTTTCTATCACGTGTTGATTTAGCATACAATTCACAATATTCTTCTATAATCTAAGTTGTTGAAATTATGAAGTGTAGTTTTCTTCTTTGTTGCTTTTAATTGTTTAGCCCTAGATCTTTTATTAGGCAGTATTGGTGACAGGAAACTGACTGATAAGTTTGCGAGAATTGTTGTTCGGTAGTGACATGTTACTCATTTGTTTAGCTGAGACTGCGTAGTAAAATGGATCATgtattcattttttttattatgctGTTGCACTTGCACATGATTATGTCGATTACTGATATAGTTAATAAAGCACGATTTATAAGTttgttttggtttttcatatgctCGGGGACTCAGAGGCCAGTGATTGTTTCTATTTATGTTTTGTAAGTAGTGTACATTACTTATTTTAATGGTAGATTGACGATAAGTTGTATATTTTTCACATTGTGCTGTTAGGTAATTGTTAAGTTGCTACTTTGAGCTAATTAGTTAGCTTTAGAAACTGACAGtgaattgtgcatcatattctaggatttgtttttgaaaaatgaataaATTTAAATTTGAACTATAACATGCCATATACTCAAGCTTTAgtatctgttttatatttttcgGAGCAAATCATTCTGCATCATGTTCTTTTGTGTGTACGATGAAGAGTAAGGGTCAACAATGCATTTTCAGTTGGTAAAAATCTGAAAGCTCTTAGCATACGATTAGTTTTTAACAGAATATCCTACTTTGCACTATAAGCTTGTAATGCTATGGTTTCTGGTTATAGAGGCTTACTTATTGTTTATTTGTGCTCAGCCTCAAGGGGAAAACTATGCGAACCCAAGGATATGCTTCTTTCATGTGCTCTTCAAGGTCTAGTCTTTTTTATGATCTCTTTTTCTTTATCCTTACTACATTTCATATTAATCTTGTTTATTCTCTGTCAATACAGGCTGGAGCATTGGCATTTTATATTCTATCCGCTCTGTTTTTTGATAGTTTTGTCATAATTTTTGTGGTGACTGTTCTTCTGGCCGCTCTCGATTTCTGGGTAGTTAAAAATGTCAGCGGTCGAATCTTAGTCGGTTTGAGGTGGTGGAATGAAATCGATGACAATGGTGAAAGTGTGTGGAAATTTGAATGTCTTGACCAAGAGGCGTGTTGttacattttattttttattttattcattcCATTATTCAAAGACCAAATGCAATCTTATTAACCGGCTCTATATTACCTGTATTTCGTGGCTTATATATATTGTGTCTTTCTTTAACAGTCATTAGCTCGAATGAACAAAAAGGATTCATGGCTGTTCTGGTGGACCCTTTACTTGACTGTAAGTAGATTTTTGAATTCAATTGCAACACTAATATTGCACGATTAATTTCAATCTAGAAAGTTTGATTGCAAGCTAAAATAGTGATTACTAATGACTGCATCTAAGCTATTGTCTTTTTGCAGGCGGTTGTATGGATCTTCTTTGGTATATTCTCTCTGATAAGGTTCCAAGCTGATTATCTTCTTGTTGTTGGAGTTTGCTTGACTCTCAGCATTGCAAATATTGTGGGCTTCACAAAATGCCGCAAAGGTATGTATAACTCTTTTCAACATAGTTAGATTTTTGCTAGGATTTGCGTAACTTATGGAATGCTTTGTGTATTATACCAGTTTGAGTTCACATTATCTGGTTAATTATGTATATGCTTTTGTCTTTAACGTGTCAGATGGTTAATAACACACAATCTATTTTTTTCTAATACATACCGTTGAGAGAGCTTGAATAAAATTATTCAAAATCAAGGAGATAGAAATAGAAATCGTTACCCAACCTGACCCTTTATAAAAGTGACCTGATTTGGGTGCTATATAAAGATGGAAACGTAATACAGAATAATGGATACAATATTATGTCAATCTTATTTTGTCTCTGTTAACTTTTTGATGTAAAGTTACAGTTGTCTTTTATTGTGCAAGTGGTGTTGGTAAAATTTGATTTTTTGGACATTTGTGTTGATTCAGATGCAAAGAAGCAGATTCAACAATTTGCCTCCCAGACTATTGCAAATCGGTTTTCATCGACGCTGCAGTCTGCATTTAGCGTTGTCTAGTTTTGGACAGACCTTGGTTTGCTGTTGTACGTTATATACTATGTGAATTTAAGTTGAACGTGATAGTTTTTGTTAGATATAATCAGTCAAAACCTTATCTTTTTCCCTTGTTTTTTTGGTATGAATAATTCATTTAGTTGTTTCGAATCATACCAAATCATAACGTGTTTACTGCGTTACCATTTCCCCATGTCTGTTAAAGCTTTTGCGAATATTATGTGGGCAATTTATATAGGCATCACATGGAACTATGAAAGTTCTTATTATTTGTTGGGTCTTAAATTAAATAGGACACATTTTTCACCTGATCATAAAAATAGGTGTGATTGGATTGAGGGTTTTGGTGGGTGGGTGGTGGGAATGGAATGGGAATGGGAATGGGGATGAGGATGAGGATGAGGATGAGTGGGAATGATACTGGATGAATGTTTAAGAGATGATTCCAATTCCGTTTTCACTCAATAATCCTACCCATTACCATTCCCAACAATAAAACAAAAGTAATTCTACCCAGATTCAGTATAAATTTTTCAATTTTAGCCAAAAATTCCCAACAATAAAACAAAAGTAATTTGCAAGTTTTTGACTATTTCATTTATGCGATAATTTGGTTATTCGCAAATTGTCAGGTGGATGTTAAAATACACCATGAACCCTATATAGATCACATATGCCATCGTGAGATTATACAACCCATCATCTCTCCTTTTTTTTATTTACAAATAGTCTCTTTTATTTGATCACCGCCCCCCCTTCCCTTCCCGTGGGCTTACAGAGAACTTGCCAGCAATGCATATTTGGCTTTGATATCCGGGTGAAACACACTTTGCTAAGACATCTTCTAATTCTGTCaacaaccttttttttttttttttttttttttttttaaagaatcaTCACAGAAATTCCAATCTTTTTGACCATTTGTTACACATTTGTTAAACCCTTCGTTACATTCTAAAATGCTCTACTCCTAATGGGAGTTTAGAGAGGGACGCTGTGGAGGTGCCTTTATTCATCCACAATTCTTATGACAATATCAAACTGCGGGTCACGCATCTCCCTTTATCTTTTCTTTTTTTGTTTGAACTTTAACGAATAAAAATGATGGGACTACTGTGTCACATCACCATTTTCCTTTCCATAACCCTTCCTATAACTTATACGTTCCTCTTTTTCACAACGTTATCTCAAATTTTTCACATCACCCACAATCTTCTCGCCACTTTCCGTTAACCCTTAATTTTATTCATTCATTGTGACAACGGTCTTTATATTATTTTATGACAAATGTTTTAAAAAATGTTTCTAGTCATAAATTTTGAATACTTAAGTGTTGTTTGTTTttctttattatatattatattgcgGATGGAAGACATATTTACATAAGATCTTTGTTTTTATGaggatatatgtataaaatgggtaATGATAAATCCACTTGAATACAGATTATTTTTTATGCAATAGTTGATTGTACAGTATATCTATCAATGCATAAATATGAATGAATCtataaaataattatgtaaaaatattaCCTCACATATGAAAATAGGATATCCATATATCTTCGAACCAAACAAACATAAAATTTAACTTCTTACTTTGAAAGACATTTTAaactattttttatttttgtatgtCTCCCCTTCCCTCCAAATCTTCCTTACCAACGTATTTAGACATCAGACGTCTAACATtttaaaaaacaaacaacaccttataCTACTATTATATGTGTTACGGAATATATAATAGTGTCATGTTTTAATTCTTGAAAGTCTTTCAATTTCAATTTCGATTTCACTTTCAATTCTAACTTTTAATTGTGTCATATAGTATATACTCCGTAATACTTTATAAAAGTTATACCAATTTAGTtgaatatattaaaaattcacTTCATTTAGAATTATTTATCAAATATTGTATAACATACTAATAAAAATATTTGATTTGAAGtttaaattgaaaaataaaatgcaGATTCTACATAATTAAGAGTTAAGACTTGTATACTACCAtaatttttcatttttcatttttcatGATCAAACACCAAGATTGCAGGTTGCAATCTGATTTACACAGATGTCCGGAGGTGGTAAGGCTTCAACTTCTTCCTCTGTCTCTCACCTCCGTAAAACTCATCGGCGATCCCCCACCAACAAAAACCTTAaccctaatccaaaaccctctccTTCAAATTACAAACCATCCCCCAAACCAAatgctaaccctaaccctaaccctaatccaGTACCCGAAAACTTCGCACCACCACTACAACAATTACCATCACCTCTACCACCGACGAATGGATTCCACATGCTTGATCGTCGAACAATCGTTTTCGCGGACGGCAGTGCTCGATCCTACTTCGCTTTACCACCTGATTACCAAGATTTTCCCCTACAGATTCCTAGGGCTCCGATTCGCCCTCCAGGTCCTGAATCACGGTTAGGTTTCGATAGAAAATTCCCACCCGGTCGTCCTGTCCCCGGCGCTACAAATGATCATTCCACACAAGATAATCAAGATTATAGGAACCCGTTAGGTGTTGATGGTTCGCTCAAACGAAAACTAGGGGATGTAAGAGATCTTAGTGATGAATATGAAAGACAAAAGCAACAGCTTTTGCAGAATGGGAATACGAATGCCGGTGCGGGTTTTAGTAGTAATAGAAACGAAGTGATGGGTAGTAAGTTTAATGAAGTGGATCAAGAGAAGTTGAAAAATGCATTTTTGATTTATATTAGATTGGTTAATGAGAGTGCTAATCTAAAGAAGAAGTTTTTGGCTGATGGTAAACAGGCTTCTCTTCGGTGTCTTGTTTGTGGCAGGTTTGGTTTGAATTCCATAtacacattatatgtatatatgttggtTTGTTGTATGTGCATATATTCTGCTCCTAGTACTTATCTAGCTTTTTCTTTTCATGTTATATTCGCATGCCATGAGGCATTAATGTTTAAATCTTTATTTGAAGTAGAGATAAATCTATTATGAATTGTTTAGAGGGTTGAATTAGACTGATTGATAGTGATATAATGAAGATCACGATTGTAAATTTACCGTTTTAGTCACAATTTTTTGGATGACTTGTATTTAGAGTTTGTTTCTCTTTTTGTTTATGATACATTAGCTAGTAGCTCGTATGCACAGCTCGAATTTATACTTTATTTTAGGCAATCTTGTTTAACTATCAATCTATCATGCTCCCACTTGGCGAAGAGGGCTAcatatatgtttatatgtatatatttatatatgtatatataaatacacacacacacacacacacacactcactatATTACTATGTATATGTTTCTGTTCTGGTGATATATTCAATATTACAGTCATCTAATTCAGGGAAAACCTGTCTTCTTGCTCTGTACTTGCTTGTTCTCTGAACAGTAAGATCTCATTGTGGGCCCTCTATTTTATATTATGGACATAGTTTTTCATGGGTATTAGGTAAGGGTGTCAATCACATGATGATCAATGGTAGGATAAAGTTTGTGTGTTCAGTATTTAATGATATTTTCTCTTAATATGGCTTGGACTCATTAACCAATCATTTATGCTCACATTGTAGAAATAACTACATTGTTCATTCTATGGTTTTGGTGCAGTTTAGGTGTGGTTGATTTTGTTTTTCGCATAGTAGTTATCTTACTTGATAGTCAGAATTTATTTGGGTTTAATTCTATCTCACTAAGTTGCTAACTAGGTTTTGATATTGACACATATGCCCCCTTTTTTAGTGAGTTTGTAAAAGTTGCTGGTCGGGACTAGTATCCGTAACATCTGCAGTTTTTATAATTAGGGTGTTCTATCTTTAGCCTCACTGTGACAGTTGTAGTGCACAGCTATTTGTTTGTTGTTGTAGTGATTCTGATTATGTTGTTGTAAGTGTGTTTATATCTGATTATTGGACCTGGGAAAATATTAGCAAATTTGGCTTATGGTGACCTGTCTTCGAGAAATTGCTCTGCAAGTTCATGGATGTGCTCTAATTTTAGGATACAAAGTGGGATGGCAGTTTAATTGAAATTGATAATTCAAGTATTTATCAGGGACGACCCAAGTAATTTTTTCTACATTAAATACCAATTTCTGCTATCTTTTATGGACCTCTTAACATGATTCTAGGCCTTAATAAATTTGAAGTGATGAATAAGTCATTTATGCAAATACAGGTTCTCCAAAGGTTTTCCAGATATCCATAGTCTAATCATGCACACATACAACCCAGAAATAGCAACTTCTGACCAAGTTACTGATCATTTGGGTCTGCATAAAGCATTTTGCATTTTAATGGGCTGGAAATATACTATGCCTCCAGATAATTCAAAATCATATCAGCAGTTATCTGCTGAAGAAGCTGATGCCGATCGCGATGACCTCATATTGTGGCCACCTCATGTCATCATACACAACACAGCTTCCAGAAAGGGCAAGGATGGACGTATGACGGGTTTAAGCAGTAAAGCAGTTGACATGATACTTAgaggtataaatatatttatgtctACCTTTGCTTTGCATTTCTTTTATATCCATCTGTATTAGATGCAGTGTTGTAAAATTCACCGATTAATGTCAATTACTCTCGGTTTACTCCTGTATAGGAACCGACCAATCCAAGTTTCCAAAATCCGAGTAATTAATTGGTCAACGTAGGTCAATGGGTCAAAGTCGGATTTAgtcggtcaaaattggtcaaactcaatattggtcaacattttaatatgaaattaaattatatatatagtggtaggatcaagagggaagtaaccattcggggggaagcaaatttttttttttttttcgttttttgaaaaaactttgttcacgaacattatagattggatgaaaataagaacatttagaaaagacacttcgtgatgaatgttattattttggcgggaaaacgctcgaagaagtaatatataacaattatcgtgtttttcgagcgtatgttgaggttttagacattagggtttagatattagggtttagatattagggtttatagggtttagatattagggtttagaaatttagggtttagggtttagattgagtttttaacacgaacggtttagggtttagggtttagggtttggtgttttgggtttatggaataaacccaaaa
This genomic window from Rutidosis leptorrhynchoides isolate AG116_Rl617_1_P2 chromosome 2, CSIRO_AGI_Rlap_v1, whole genome shotgun sequence contains:
- the LOC139890739 gene encoding uncharacterized protein, translating into MSGGGKASTSSSVSHLRKTHRRSPTNKNLNPNPKPSPSNYKPSPKPNANPNPNPNPVPENFAPPLQQLPSPLPPTNGFHMLDRRTIVFADGSARSYFALPPDYQDFPLQIPRAPIRPPGPESRLGFDRKFPPGRPVPGATNDHSTQDNQDYRNPLGVDGSLKRKLGDVRDLSDEYERQKQQLLQNGNTNAGAGFSSNRNEVMGSKFNEVDQEKLKNAFLIYIRLVNESANLKKKFLADGKQASLRCLVCGRFSKGFPDIHSLIMHTYNPEIATSDQVTDHLGLHKAFCILMGWKYTMPPDNSKSYQQLSAEEADADRDDLILWPPHVIIHNTASRKGKDGRMTGLSSKAVDMILRGFGFTTGKSKSMYGREGHMGTTCVKFAGDESGLKNAMRLADFLEKQNHGRRSWASIKSMFRPTRGGRKDPNFVKLDNENGKKERILYGYLGTVFDLDVIDFDTQQKVTIESKRVKAQLT
- the LOC139890738 gene encoding Golgi apparatus membrane protein-like protein ECHIDNA, with the translated sequence MDLNPPQGENYANPRICFFHVLFKAGALAFYILSALFFDSFVIIFVVTVLLAALDFWVVKNVSGRILVGLRWWNEIDDNGESVWKFECLDQESLARMNKKDSWLFWWTLYLTAVVWIFFGIFSLIRFQADYLLVVGVCLTLSIANIVGFTKCRKDAKKQIQQFASQTIANRFSSTLQSAFSVV